The Helianthus annuus cultivar XRQ/B chromosome 15, HanXRQr2.0-SUNRISE, whole genome shotgun sequence genomic sequence TAAACTAGGGGTGTCACTGTAACCAAACCAGCCCATGTAGCCGAAACCAACTAACCAAAACCAGTGGTTTGGTTTTAAGTAGGAGTGTTTAAAAACCGAATTTTAGGTTAggttttttgtttggttttgcTTTGCTTGTATCCAAAAAAACAAACCGAACCAAACACATAAAAACCGCCCCAACTTTATAACTGAACGAACCCGTAAACAATCGTAGTAATTGAATTATAATGGATTATgatatttatttttaatgttaagCGACTTATAAGTAAATAATAAATTGTATAGCCTGAAAAGTTTTAGACTAAAAATGGCAAAACCTAAAAACCAAAAGCGTAAGCGAACCGATTCTGAAATTCGAAAAACTAACAGTTTACAAAACCAACCCCCCAAAACCAAACGGTTTTCAAATTCTAAAAAcgatataaacaaaacattttgtGAAATGTTTAATTTAGTAGTCGTTGTGAAATGACGGATTAAGAAATTTTAATATACAAAGGTAAATATAATTACATTACACTAATATAATAAggtaaaagatcaaatacaaatagtcTTATCGTATAAAACGTACGAAAGGTatgaaaaggtaaaaaaaacACGGTGACATTTCCGTAgttatttactcgtagagtaattatcaaaattaccctacaaagaccttgtaggataattttgatcctgtagggtaattttgatcttgtatcataattactctacaaatgatcggATAATTTTGTAGGGGGAAAGGGAATATAAGGCTGTTATACATGTAAGTTACATGCGAAACCatcaaaactacgtagttttgattataccctcatttaatttttatatttttataaaagataTTAACTACTCTCCACAAAAAAATACGTACTGTTTCATTCCAAGATCCTCAATATCTCACCCTTATTCCTGCGATTCCAAGTTCCAAACGAAGATCTGCAACAAAGGTCGTTAATCGAATCAATTTTGCAATCCCAGTTCATCAGGTTCGTCCTATCTCCATAAATTTATTACATGTTTTCATGTATCGATCAATCTCCAATTGTTAATAATATTGAAGCTACACTTAATTTACCTAATCAATACTTGTTTTCATGTATCGATCCTACTCTTCAAGTTTTTTTTTATCATCACTttagtttttttcttttctttttctttttcttttggaaaAAAATGTTTCCATCGAGAATTATGTCCCACTTTTTTTGactttttctttgttttgttaatATTTTTGATATGTAATACTTGAATTAAATATCAAAATTCTTTTTTGTTGATACAAGACACAATACGATGGATTTGGAAGTTCAGTTACAAGAGGATGCTCAAGGGGATGCTTCTGAAACAAATCTAATTAATGATATAGATGCATCTGGGCGTGTGGTCATTAATAGCGGCTCAGATGTTGAAACAGAGAAAAAAGACGATGATGAAATAGAGAAAAGAAATTACGTTGAAATAAAGAAAAGTAACGATATTGACATGGATTTTGGATTTGAGAAAGAGGAAAACAATGATGTCATGGGAAAGGTTTTCGATACTCCTAATGATGCATACAATTTCTACAATCGCTATGCTTTTTTACATGGATTTGGGATACGGATTCATACAGC encodes the following:
- the LOC118487541 gene encoding protein FAR1-RELATED SEQUENCE 8-like, with product MDLEVQLQEDAQGDASETNLINDIDASGRVVINSGSDVETEKKDDDEIEKRNYVEIKKSNDIDMDFGFEKEENNDVMGKVFDTPNDAYNFYNRYAFLHGFGIRIHTAFKNKTTNEPYRRLYVCNKQGFKDLKSKGSIGDVKKRRRNLMLEIL